Proteins co-encoded in one Aethina tumida isolate Nest 87 chromosome 7, icAetTumi1.1, whole genome shotgun sequence genomic window:
- the LOC109596458 gene encoding putative leucine-rich repeat-containing protein DDB_G0290503: protein MINTDSNKSVSTTPDKLKYTTPKMNSSTNKKKTPVYNNDRYFDNYRKAVTEPRNKSNYDKKKYKHNYDCPFCSGMFSFNEMYYHFSKSYYGYGCPTCSFATDLKYKYNIHVNFHGEKIPLVCPVCFLKSETEKELVAHMTDHLGYIQEMCDNCKYYAPPEYTYYPESDKSGVPDNIMIFLYKQFENFMYNNTLKFNQQQSRWNSGGKRNKWYNRKNNSRALFTSQSLINISEAVNTEECYFKSNQEEPYNNYQNFDERPNEDFGFDYITEDTQVPDVNGGEQRETDEQFDVSGRAENKTEEKLASSIKETKSNEMDPFEEQMDECQQLIVEGIKKIIDGDDEVYDNQKRNLRNDEIVSSKDEFDSLCSNFTILQIGDNDDDSIIPMELREELKERNQMIEQTAKEVYYQKTKEDDLEECSKIIIESIEKLLQDDLCLDELKDNSDE, encoded by the exons ATGATTAACACAGACAGTAATAAATCTGTATCAA CTACACCTGATAAACTAAAGTACACAACACCAAAAATGAATAGCAGCACCAACAAAAAAAAGACAcctgtttataataatgacaGATATTTCGACAATTACAGGAAGGCTGTTACTGAACCTcgcaataaatcaaattatgacaagaaaaaatataaacataattatgatTGTCCATTTTGTTCAGGAATGTTTAGTTTTAACGAAATGTATTATCATTTTTCTAAGTCATATTATGGCTATGGTTGTCCTACTTGTTCATTTGCGactgatttaaaatacaaatacaatattCATGTTAATTTTCATGGTGAAAAAATACCTTTAGTTTGTCCGGTTTGTTTTCTTAAATCTGAGACTGAAAAAGAACTTGTAGCACATATGACAGACCACTTAGGTTACATCCAGGAAATGTGCGATAACTGTAAATATTATGCACCACCTGAATATACTTATTATCCTGAATCTGATAAATCGGGAGTGCCAGataatattatgatatttttgtataaacaatttgaaaactttatgtacaataatacTCTAAAATTTAACCAACAACAATCACGTTGGAATTCTGGTGGTAAACGTAATAAGTGGTACAACAGGAAAAATAATTCTCGGGCTCTGTTTACATCGCAATCACTGATAAACATTTCTGAAGCAGTAAATACGGAGGAATGCTATTTCAAAAGTAATCAAGAAGAaccatataataattatcaaaattttgacgAAAGACCAAATGAAGACTTTGGTTTTGATTACATCACTGAGGATACACAAGTTCCGGATGTTAATGGTGGTGAACAACGAGAAACAGATGAGCAGTTCGATGTAAGTGGAAGAGCTGAAAATAAAACGGAGGAAAAGTTAGcttcatcaataaaagaaacaaaaagtaACGAAATGGATCCGTTTGAAGAGCAAATGGACGAATGCCAACAACTGATAGTTGAAggtattaagaaaattattgacgGTGATGATGAAGTCTATGATAATCAAAAACGTAACTTAAGAAACGACGAAATAGTGTCATcaaaggatgaatttgattctttATGTTCAAATTTTACGATACTACAAATAGGAGACAATGATGACGATTCAATTATCCCAATGGAATTGAGAGAAGAGCTTAAAGaaagaaatcaaatgataGAGCAAACAGCAAAAGaagtttattatcaaaaaacaaaagaagatGATTTAGAAGAatgtagtaaaataataattgaaagcaTCGAAAAGCTGCTACAGGATGATTTGTGTCTGGACGAACTTAAGGATAACAgtgatgaataa
- the LOC109596454 gene encoding neuronal acetylcholine receptor subunit alpha-7-like — MRHLMKNYDAAVRPVSNSSLALSVIFGISLHHIIDVDEKNQILTTNCWLTQIWVDHHLKWNPSEFAGIKVIRIPYNRVWRPDLILYNNADPQFQTSVINTNVIVSSTGEVEWLSHGIYRSSCDINVEYFPFDLQICYMKWASWTYDGYQLELIKQTEEGDVSNYQANGEFDLISFSSTKHVKYYSCCLEPYPDITYTIKLRRRPLFYVFNLILPCILINCIALLVFYVPSESGEKVTLGISALLSMTVFLMTIRESLPPTEKTPLISMYYGVTICLVTFATGLSVVTLNIYYSGVQDTAIPKFVRSVVLNKLAPIVFLKFGKHRTRHRNSPIQEINPQTGTRLDCGWLYSDKLYQEDRYYLKHRQERSPKFILRHRPELDGFENQIIRILNKIQISVDRNEQRLAEQDRRNNIELEWKQVSIVLDRFLLAVFMLITVISTTTILCRSPQEQA, encoded by the exons ATGCGTCACCTAATGAAAAACTATGATGCAGCCGTTCGACCAGTATCAAATTCCTCATTGGCTCTAAGCGTCATTTTTGGAATTTCTTTGCACCACATTATAGATGTA GACGAGAAGAACCAAATTTTAACTACTAATTGCTGGCTTACTCAAATATGGGTAGATCACCATTTAAAATGGAACCCCTCCGAATTTGCCGGGATCAAAGTAATCCGGATCCCCTACAATCGTGTTTGGCGACCTGATCTAATCCTTTACAACAA CGCCGACCCTCAGTTCCAGACGTCTGTGATTAACACAAACGTCATAGTGTCCAGCACGGGAGAAGTGGAATGGCTCAGCCATGGCATCTATCGTTCTTCATGCGACATCAACGTTGAATATTTTCCTTTCGATTTGCAAATCTGCTACATGAAATGGGCGTCATGGACCTACGACGGTTATCag TTAGAACTCATAAAACAAACAGAAGAAGGCGACGTAAGCAACTATCAAGCTAACGGAGAGTTTGACCTGATAAGTTTTTCATCTACaaaacatgttaaatattactcTTGTTGTCTTGAACCTTACCCAGATATAACCTACACAATAAAACTACGACGCAGACCTCTATTTTACGTATTTAATCTCATCTTACCGTGCATACTAATAAATTGCATAg CCTTATTAGTCTTTTACGTACCATCCGAATCTGGTGAAAAAGTTACTCTTGGAATTAGTGCCCTTTTGTCAATGACAGTGTTTCTAATGACGATCCGGGAGAGTTTACCACCAACAGAAAAAACACCCTTAATTA gCATGTACTATGGTGTTACCATATGTTTAGTAACTTTCGCAACAGGGTTGTCAGTCGTTAcactaaatatttactatagtGGAGTGCAGGACACGGCTATTCCCAAATTCGTCAGATCAGTAGTACTAAATAAGTTGGCCCCTATagtttttctgaaatttgGAAAGCACAGGACCAGACATCGAAACTCTCCAATTCAA gaAATCAATCCTCAAACAGGTACCAGATTAGATTGTGGTTGGTTGTATTCCGACAAACTTTATCAAGAAGATAGATATTATCTTAAACACCGACAAGAAAGATCAcccaaatttattcttagacACCGTCCAGAACTAG atggATTCGAGAACCAGATTATTCgaatactgaataaaattcaaataagtgTAGATCGAAATGAACAGAGACTTGCGGAACAAGatagaagaaataatatagaacTAGAATGGAAACAAGTATCCATTGTTTTAGATCGGTTTCTACTTGctgtatttatgttaattacagTAATTAGCACCACAACGATTCTCTGTAGAAGTCCTCAAGAACAGGCTTAA
- the LOC109596473 gene encoding neuronal acetylcholine receptor subunit alpha-7, which yields MDVSPRRYYFYFILIVFNGILLCQADENEARLMRHLMTNYDAAVRPVSNSSLPLSVIFGVSLHHIIDVDEKNQILTTNCWITQIWIDHHLKWNASEFAGIKVIRIPYTRVWRPDLILYNNADPQFQSSVINTNVIVSSSGEVVWLSHGIYRSSCDINVEYFPFDLQSCHMKWASWTYDGYQVELVKQTEEGDVSNYQANGEFDLVSFSSVKHIEYYSCCPEPYPDITYTIKLRRRPLFYVFNLILPCILINGIALLVFYVPSESGEKVTLGISALLSMTVFLMTIRETLPPTEKTPLISMYYGVSICLVSFASGLSVVTLNIYHRGVRGSAVPKIIRSVVLNKLAPLVFMKFEAHAGSTRHRNSQMQEINPQTGTRLDCPWPWSDKLPQEDGYCLQQRQQRSPRFLPRHRSGELDAFENQIIRILNKVHASIDRNEQRLMDQDRRDITELEWKQASIVLDRFLLAVFLLITIISTTTILCRSPQDQT from the exons gaaTTCTGCTGTGTCAGGCTGATGAAAATGAGGCTCGACTTATGCGTCATTTGATGACGAACTATGATGCTGCCGTGCGACCGGTATCGAATTCTTCGTTGCCACTCAGCGTTATTTTTGGGGTTTCCTTGCACCACATTATCGACGTT gacgaaaaaaatcaaattttaacgaCCAATTGCTGGATTACACAGATATGGATAGATCACCATTTGAAGTGGAACGCTTCCGAATTTGCCGGGATTAAAGTGATAAGGATCCCTTACACTCGTGTTTGGAGACCTGATTTAATCCTATACAACAA CGCTGACCCACAGTTCCAGTCGTCTGTGATTAACACAAACGTGATAGTGTCAAGTTCAGGAGAGGTGGTATGGCTGAGCCATGGCATCTATCGGTCTTCATGCGATATCAACGTCGAGTATTTCCCTTTTGACTTACAAAGTTGCCATATGAAATGGGCGTCGTGGACATACGATGGTTATCAG GTGGAACTCGTAAAACAAACTGAAGAAGGAGATGTAAGCAACTATCAGGCAAATGGGGAATTTGACTTAGTCAGTTTTTCGTCTGTAAAACATATAGAGTATTATTCGTGTTGTCCTGAACCTTACCCAGACATAACCTACACTATAAAACTGCGGCGTAGGCCTTTGTTTTACGTATTCAACCTCATCCTGCCCTGCATACTAATAAATGGAATAG CATTGTTGGTGTTCTACGTTCCATCTGAGTCTGGGGAAAAAGTTACACTTGGAATCAGTGCACTTTTGTCGATGACAGTGTTTCTTATGACTATCCGAGAGACTTTGCCACCGACAGAAAAAACTCCCTTAATCA GCATGTACTACGGAGTCAGTATTTGTTTAGTGTCATTCGCATCTGGATTATCAGTCGTTACCCTAAACATCTACCACAGAGGTGTGAGAGGTTCAGCCGTTCCGAAGATCATCCGATCTGTAGTGCTCAATAAATTAGCTCCTTTGGTGTTCATGAAGTTCGAAGCGCACGCCGGCAGCACCCGACATCGAAATTCTCAAATGCAG gAAATTAATCCTCAAACGGGTACGAGATTAGATTGTCCTTGGCCATGGTCAGATAAACTTCCTCAAGAAGACGGATATTGCTTACAACAACGACAGCAAAGATCACCCAGATTTCTCCCCAGACACCGTTCAGGTGAATTAG ATGCATTTGAGAACCAGATCATACGGATCCTGAACAAAGTACACGCGAGCATAGATAGAAACGAACAGAGATTGATGGATCAGGACAGACGAGATATCACAGAATTAGAATGGAAACAGGCGTCCATCGTATTGGATCGGTTCCTTCTGGCGGTGTTCCTACTAATCACAATAATCAGCACCACAACAATTTTGTGCAGAAGTCCCCAGGATCAGACTTAA